In Candidatus Marinimicrobia bacterium CG08_land_8_20_14_0_20_45_22, a single genomic region encodes these proteins:
- a CDS encoding heat-shock protein Hsp20, with product MTTKKDKDEIKINLGFGNLFKGIGNFIDLVGQMTEKGEEFVEKTKEFRGEGALKDLKGVYGFSVKMGLGGKPAVEPFGNVKATPKGPVVEEAREPIVDVFEEENEIQILAEMPGVEEQDVELEIKGDILILSAMGSDRKYYKELLLPSQVEPEALSRSHKNGIFEARFKKK from the coding sequence ATGACTACAAAAAAAGACAAAGATGAAATCAAGATCAATCTAGGGTTCGGCAACTTATTCAAGGGCATCGGGAATTTCATTGATCTCGTCGGGCAAATGACCGAAAAAGGCGAGGAATTTGTAGAAAAAACAAAAGAATTCCGGGGAGAAGGAGCCCTAAAAGACCTAAAGGGAGTCTATGGATTCTCGGTAAAAATGGGACTGGGCGGCAAACCTGCGGTTGAACCTTTTGGAAACGTCAAAGCTACTCCGAAAGGTCCGGTAGTAGAGGAGGCTCGTGAACCTATTGTAGATGTTTTTGAAGAAGAAAATGAAATCCAGATTTTAGCAGAGATGCCCGGTGTTGAAGAGCAGGATGTGGAGCTGGAAATAAAAGGTGATATTCTCATCCTGTCTGCTATGGGCTCTGATAGAAAATACTATAAAGAGCTTTTACTCCCTTCACAGGTAGAGCCTGAAGCCCTGTCACGTTCTCATAAAAACGGCATCTTCGAGGCTCGCTTTAAGAAGAAATAA